The genomic DNA ATTTACAAATATTTTTTATCGTTTAAAATTATTTTAACGAATAAAAAATATTAAAGGGTGATTCAGTTGATATCTTTGTTAAGGAATACGTCCTATCGTCGTTTATGGTTCTCTCAAGTGGTGTCTTTGCTTGGCGATGGGATTACCCGTTTATTGGTCTTGTATCTGGCATCAAAATTGACCTCAAATCCTATGATCTTCAGTTTTATCCTCATTGCCGGTTACTTACCGGGCATGTTGGGGGGAGCCTTCGTCGGTCCGATTGTGGATAGGTATGATAAAAGGATGATTATGGTCTGCTCTGATTTGTACAGACTGGTCATCGTGCTCCTGATGATTACGGCACAGACCTCTTTATCCTGGCTGGTGGTGCTGATTTTTTTGCAAGGGGTAGGGAACCTGTTTTTTGAACCAGCTAAAACGGCCCTTATCCCGAGCTTGATAAAAAAAGAGTCCATACCTGACGCGGTGGCATTTTCACAATCTACATTCATGGTGATGGCAATCATTGCACCTTCCATAGGGGGGATTCTGTTACTGAGCGAGGAATATTCCCTCATATTTCTACTGGATGCAGCTACATTTATGCTTTCGGGGCTCATCCTCTTATTCTTAAAGTCGAGAAGAGGAGAATCGGCAGAGGAAGAAATGGTGACCAAAGACACATACAGGGAGTCTCTGAAGCAAGGGGTAAACATCATCAGAAACAATCCGTTTTTAATCGGACTTCTCTTTTTGATCACCATTGGTATATTTGTAATGGGAGTGATTAATGCAAATATTTATGCCATTACACTAAACATATATAGGTTGAATGAAGTTCAATTCGGGACACTGGAATCACTCGAAGGGATCTTTGGGGTAGCAGGCTCACTTGCAGTCCCTTTCATAATGAAAAAGTGCAGGAACAATACGCTGCTTATGCTTACGTTTGGATTTTTGGGGATTATGGCGCTATTGACGATTCCTGTTTATGAGGCTCATAGGATCCTTCCATTCTTACCGCTGTATATCTGGATGTGTATGACATCATTTTGCAGTCCCTTTCTCAATGTCCCGCTCAATAGCATGCTCATGCAAAGAGTGCCTGATAAGGTATTGGGGAGGATATCAGGAATCATGGGCACAATGATAAATTTCAGTATACTATCCGGACTGCTACTAGGCGGGTGGGCGGCCGCTGCCATTGGTCCGATATGGACGGTTACATTGGCTGGATTCCTACTGCTCGTCATCAGTATTACTTTTCCATTCACGAAATTTTACGGCGAGTTGGTTGCACCGACCGCTCAAGTCGAAAGTACGGAGGGATCGCCAGCACTCTGAAAATAAAAAAAGCCTGTAGGCGGTCGTCTGAAATTCAGACCCGGTCTACAAGCTTTTTTTTAATGATCCTCAACAGGTTCGTTAGGAAGGATCAATGTTACGATATAAGCAAGGATCGTGACGGCGACGGATAAGATCAACCCTTGCATGAAATCGAATTTTCCGCCACTCATGTTTGCTACAACATAAGTCAGCATCTCGGTCAGTGCAAATGCCCAGAAGAACATCCAGAAAAATCTCACGGTTACACCCCGTTTCTATATGATTGGCTGAAGCAGCCTATGTAAACATTCATAATCTCCTCTATACTACCACAGCTTGGGCTTTTAATAAATGGCGAAAATGTGAAATGTAACCCCTGTCATTTTATGCTCTTCATCACGAATTCCCTTAATTATGGGCTAATCCCCTTTCCGATACAGGACCCCGGCATACACTATAGTACCTTGGAAAAAGGAGAATTTCAGATGTATCAACGATTGTTTCAAGTAGAGCAAGAGTGGTGCATGATTCATTATCCCGAACGACCGAACGGTTTTGCAGTGATGATCATTGGTGATTACGGTCAAGATGTAGATGAGAAAAGCAGTTTCTGGTCTCAGCATGAGTTCCGTAAGAAATGGGTCCGCGATATGACGGATAAAGGGTATATCGTTTTTTACAGCAATCTGTACGGAGCCAATTGGGGAAGCAAAAAGGCAGTCCGTCTTGCACATCGCCTCTATCAATATGTGAAAAGGACGGAAATCATCAACCCCCGTATCCATATCCTGATCGAAGGAATGGGCGGGCTAGTCCTGAAAAACCTTTATCCCCTGATGAAGGAGGATGTGAGGAGCATCGTGATGCTGTCGCCATGCATATCCCTGCTGAACCATCTTCAACAGGAGAAGGAGCAGAAGTTCTTCCACAAAAAGCTCATTCGGGAAATCAGACATGCTTTCAATATCACGGAAGATCAGTGGCCGTCATTCCTTGGAAGTTTAGCTGAAGCAGACGTGTTCCAGACAATCCCGATGCCGATCTACATTGTGCAACCTACCAGCCTGAATCGTTATAAAAATCAGGTCACACTCATACTAGATATATATAGGGACCGGTTGGAAAACGGTCTGATGGTCGATTTGTTTTATGTCCTTCCTGAGAAACGGATCTCCCTGGGAAGGAAATTCACATCTTATTTTGCGAAGCACGAAAGCGAACTTTAGCTGATGGGAGTGAAGAAAGTGAATCATGCATATGTGTATCCGGCCCAGGGATTTCTGGGCTTTGAATTATGTACGGCGCTGCTCGAGGAAGGGTGGGAAGTAACAGCACTTGATTCTGGCAGGGAGATGGGTGATCATTGGATGGAAATCGGCCGGAATGCCAATCTCCACTGGACGTCTTATGCTGAATGGGATCGAGTGGTTCCTTCCGGAAGTCATGTGTATCTGCCCTATTATGATCAGGAAGACCTTATAAAGGGAAAAGAAGGCGAGACCTTGATGGGAAAGGCAGCATACACCATCAGGGTTTTCAGCCATTTTCAAGATCCTCCCTCGCAAAATCCAGGCGGTGCCGATATATATATTCCCACCTTGATCGGTCCGCGGCAGCCCGAGTCGTATCTTTTTGCCAGACTACTAAAGGATGTTCATGAAGACGAACCGGTACAAGATGATCCGACCGGCGTGATCTACGTGAAGGATGCCGCCAGGAAGATCGTCTCACTCGCAGGGGGAAAGGGAAAGGCCGTTCTTCATTTGAAGGGGGAAGCGGGGTGGTCGGAGGCCAGGTCCCTCCTGACGGAAGCCGGAATTCCACAAATGGAAGCACCGAAGATCATCAGGGGCAAGGAAGTATCTGTCACGGCTTCTAAAAATCTTGAAGGCATCTTTGATGAGCAATTAAAGGAAGCCGGGATAAAAAAAGGAAAAAATAGCTTCCCTTATTCGGAGCGGTAAAGGTAAAATAAATCCGTTGCACTTATTTTTACGAGTTCCGAAGAATCAAAGGAGTTGCTGTACTTGATCATGAAATTTTTTCACTTGTCGATGATCCTGTTGCTCATCGGGGGCTGCTCTGCCGGTAACCGGTCAGGAGAGATGGATAATGCCGGTCTGCTTGTACCGGAAACGATTGATGACGGCGTTTGGGGAACCAAGGGCTATCAAGGTCTTTTAGGCATCCAGAAAGAGTTCGATGTGAAGGTTTATTATAAAGAAGGCATGAAGAACGATGCATCGGTCCGTCAAGCCATAGATGACTTTGAAAAGGAAGACGTCAATCTTGTTTTCGGACATGGGAGTGAGTATTCTTCCATATTCAATGAGGTGGCATCAGAGCATAAAGACATGCATCTGGTGAGCTTCAACGGGGACGCCACGCAGAAAAATACTACCAGCCTGACTTTCAAAGGCTACGCTATGGGCTTCTTTGGAGGGATGACGGCGGCTTCCCAGACCAAGACGGATCGACTCGGCATCATTGCCGCCTTTTCCTGGCAGCCGGAAGTACAGGGGTTCATTGATGGAGCCAGATACCAAAACAGTGAAGCAGAGGTTCTGGTCGATTATACAGGTCACTGGGATCATGCCGAGGTTGCCCTCGAAAGGCTCGACGGACTCCTCGACCAGGATGTGGACGTTGTATATCCTGCTGGGGACGGGTATAATGTGGCTGTAATTGAAAAGCTCAAGGAATCAGGCCGGTATGCGATCGGGTATGTGAGCGACCAATCAGACCTTGGGGAATCAACGGTGCTGACGAGTACGGTCCAGCATGCCGACAAATTGTATGAATTGATTGCCGGGAAATATACAGCCGGTGAGCTTGAGTCGGGTAATCTTGAATTCGACTTCCAGGACGGGGTCATCTCCATGGGAGAATTCAGCCCTGTAATCCCTGATGGATTCAAGAGCGAAATGAACCAGCATATCAAAGCATATGTCGATACCGGGAAACTACCGAACGGAAAGGAGCCGCCACTATGAACGAAGACAAAACGATGGAATTTTTGCAGATCGCGATGAAGTATCTTCCGGAAGCACAGGAACAGCTCGAAAAATCAGGAATCCAGCTCAGTCCGGATATGATTCAACCGTTCCTGTCCATGTTCACCAACGTCATGAACGAAGCGTATGAACTAGGGAAGCAGGACGCGTCGAAGTAATGTACATAGAACAGGAGGAATGATTCACCCCGCCTGATCAACAAGAAACCCAAGAGACGACATAAAGTCCCTCTTGGGTTTTTTCGGCGTGTGGAGAATGAGGTTCTCCCCGGTGAACCCCGCAAGCTTGATTCGAGGGTTGACGCTTTCTTTGAAGCTCTTCTACTTAGAAGGACCTTACCCATTTAAGTATTGGGTTACGATTCCCCCACTCCGAAGAGAAGGTACCGTGATTAGTAGTACC from Rossellomorea marisflavi includes the following:
- a CDS encoding MFS transporter, which produces MIQLISLLRNTSYRRLWFSQVVSLLGDGITRLLVLYLASKLTSNPMIFSFILIAGYLPGMLGGAFVGPIVDRYDKRMIMVCSDLYRLVIVLLMITAQTSLSWLVVLIFLQGVGNLFFEPAKTALIPSLIKKESIPDAVAFSQSTFMVMAIIAPSIGGILLLSEEYSLIFLLDAATFMLSGLILLFLKSRRGESAEEEMVTKDTYRESLKQGVNIIRNNPFLIGLLFLITIGIFVMGVINANIYAITLNIYRLNEVQFGTLESLEGIFGVAGSLAVPFIMKKCRNNTLLMLTFGFLGIMALLTIPVYEAHRILPFLPLYIWMCMTSFCSPFLNVPLNSMLMQRVPDKVLGRISGIMGTMINFSILSGLLLGGWAAAAIGPIWTVTLAGFLLLVISITFPFTKFYGELVAPTAQVESTEGSPAL
- a CDS encoding ComZ family protein, whose translation is MNEDKTMEFLQIAMKYLPEAQEQLEKSGIQLSPDMIQPFLSMFTNVMNEAYELGKQDASK
- a CDS encoding BMP family ABC transporter substrate-binding protein, with amino-acid sequence MIMKFFHLSMILLLIGGCSAGNRSGEMDNAGLLVPETIDDGVWGTKGYQGLLGIQKEFDVKVYYKEGMKNDASVRQAIDDFEKEDVNLVFGHGSEYSSIFNEVASEHKDMHLVSFNGDATQKNTTSLTFKGYAMGFFGGMTAASQTKTDRLGIIAAFSWQPEVQGFIDGARYQNSEAEVLVDYTGHWDHAEVALERLDGLLDQDVDVVYPAGDGYNVAVIEKLKESGRYAIGYVSDQSDLGESTVLTSTVQHADKLYELIAGKYTAGELESGNLEFDFQDGVISMGEFSPVIPDGFKSEMNQHIKAYVDTGKLPNGKEPPL
- a CDS encoding DUF2929 family protein; the protein is MRFFWMFFWAFALTEMLTYVVANMSGGKFDFMQGLILSVAVTILAYIVTLILPNEPVEDH